A window from Aliamphritea hakodatensis encodes these proteins:
- the phoR gene encoding phosphate regulon sensor histidine kinase PhoR, whose product MYNRNHSISGSLFLTAMAGTVVGLVIGYPGWTLAVFLLGWAVLQVREFTRLQEWLTKGDRSDVPESKGHWGELFDELARDQKRNQSRNQSLRNIITRFQQSSAALGDGIVIIDRDNNLEWWNRSADRLLGLKVQTDRGRSVMNLLRDPRFIRYYRKENYDEPLQLPSPVDSLVALEYQLTKFGYGDRILVARDITRINQLEQTRQDFVANASHELRTPLTVIRGYLETYLDQDLPAPLRRGLNQMAKQSKRMENLVSGLLLLSRLEASPHISDELPVPVQSMIRKITDDAHSLGKDKNHQIKLDVDPDFSLLGQESEIYSAFSNLVFNAVRYTPAEGTITIRWWVDKNGAHFAVKDNGPGIDSIHIDRLSERFYRVDESRSSDSGGTGLGLAIVKHVLNRHGGKLAIKSTLGKGSTFSCHFPKELINKVKHPAVEELDELDDD is encoded by the coding sequence GTTGTGGGGCTGGTGATCGGTTATCCCGGCTGGACCCTCGCCGTGTTTCTGCTCGGCTGGGCGGTCCTCCAGGTCAGGGAATTTACCCGCCTGCAGGAATGGCTCACCAAAGGCGACCGTTCCGATGTCCCGGAAAGCAAAGGCCACTGGGGAGAACTGTTTGATGAACTGGCCCGGGACCAGAAACGCAATCAGTCCCGCAATCAGTCACTGCGTAATATCATTACCCGCTTTCAGCAATCCTCAGCGGCGCTGGGAGACGGCATTGTCATCATCGACCGGGACAACAACCTTGAATGGTGGAACCGCTCTGCTGACCGCCTTCTGGGCTTAAAAGTACAGACCGACCGTGGCCGTTCCGTGATGAACCTGCTGCGCGACCCGCGTTTTATCCGCTATTACCGCAAAGAAAATTACGACGAACCGCTGCAATTACCATCTCCGGTCGACAGCCTGGTCGCGCTGGAATACCAGCTCACCAAGTTTGGCTACGGCGACCGCATACTGGTGGCCAGAGACATTACCCGGATTAACCAGCTGGAACAGACCCGCCAGGACTTTGTTGCCAATGCCTCCCATGAACTGCGCACTCCGTTAACGGTTATTCGCGGTTATCTGGAAACCTATCTGGATCAGGATTTACCTGCGCCGTTGCGCCGCGGCCTGAATCAGATGGCCAAGCAATCAAAACGCATGGAAAATCTGGTCTCCGGCCTGTTGCTGTTGTCACGTCTGGAAGCCAGCCCGCATATCTCCGACGAACTGCCAGTCCCGGTACAGTCAATGATTCGCAAGATCACCGACGATGCCCACAGCCTCGGCAAGGACAAGAATCATCAGATTAAACTGGATGTGGACCCGGACTTCAGCCTGCTGGGGCAGGAATCAGAAATCTACAGCGCATTTTCCAATCTGGTCTTTAATGCCGTGCGCTACACACCGGCGGAAGGCACGATTACCATCCGCTGGTGGGTGGATAAAAACGGTGCGCACTTTGCCGTTAAAGACAATGGCCCCGGCATCGACAGCATTCATATCGACCGGTTATCTGAACGTTTCTACCGTGTAGACGAAAGCCGTTCATCGGACAGCGGCGGCACCGGACTGGGGCTGGCCATCGTTAAACACGTGCTGAACCGTCACGGCGGCAAACTGGCCATCAAGAGTACCCTGGGCAAAGGCAGCACCTTCAGCTGTCACTTCCCTAAAGAGCTGATTAACAAGGTAAAACATCCGGCAGTTGAAGAACTGGACGAGTTGGATGACGACTGA